From Streptomyces sp. NBC_00370, a single genomic window includes:
- a CDS encoding ParA family protein — MPARGQSPSSGLDAVGSVAVRTFSTHPHMTTAHQMMDGQHVNAMAGNEGGRESSPFADYNEVPEGHFYDPDAEYEPDPEYAATLAPDAARQRRERIGPTGRPLPYFPIPGPLTDHGPAKIIAMCNQKGGVGKTTSTINLGAALAEYGRRVLLVDFDPQGALSVGLGVNPMELDLTVYNLLMERGMAADEVLLKTAVPNMDLLPSNIDLSAAEVQLVSEVARESTLQRALKPLMQDYDYIVIDCQPSLGLLTVNALTAAHKVIVPLECEFFALRGVALLTETIEKVQERLNPELELDGILATMYDSRTVHSREVLARVVEAFDENVYHTVIGRTVRFPETTVAGEPITTYASNSVGAAAYRQLAREVLARCHAE, encoded by the coding sequence ATGCCTGCGAGGGGCCAGAGCCCTTCGTCCGGGCTCGACGCTGTCGGCTCCGTCGCAGTCCGCACCTTCTCGACCCACCCGCACATGACGACAGCCCACCAGATGATGGACGGCCAACACGTGAACGCCATGGCCGGCAACGAGGGCGGGCGAGAGTCCAGCCCATTCGCCGACTACAACGAAGTGCCCGAGGGTCACTTCTACGACCCTGACGCCGAGTACGAGCCCGACCCCGAATACGCGGCCACCCTCGCGCCCGACGCTGCCCGCCAGCGCCGCGAGCGGATCGGCCCGACCGGGCGTCCCCTGCCGTACTTCCCGATCCCAGGACCGCTCACCGATCACGGCCCCGCGAAGATCATCGCGATGTGCAACCAGAAGGGCGGCGTCGGCAAGACGACGTCGACCATCAATCTGGGTGCCGCGCTCGCGGAGTACGGACGGCGCGTCCTGCTCGTCGACTTCGACCCGCAGGGAGCCCTGTCGGTCGGACTCGGTGTGAATCCGATGGAGCTCGACCTCACCGTCTACAACCTGCTCATGGAGCGGGGCATGGCGGCGGACGAAGTGCTCCTGAAGACCGCTGTGCCCAACATGGATCTACTGCCGAGCAACATCGACCTCTCGGCCGCCGAAGTGCAGTTGGTGAGCGAGGTGGCGCGCGAGTCCACGCTCCAGCGGGCGTTGAAGCCGCTGATGCAGGACTACGACTACATCGTGATCGACTGTCAGCCCTCGCTCGGTCTGCTCACCGTGAACGCGCTGACAGCGGCGCACAAGGTGATCGTGCCGCTGGAGTGCGAGTTCTTCGCGCTGCGCGGCGTGGCCCTGCTCACGGAGACCATCGAGAAGGTCCAGGAGCGGCTCAACCCCGAGCTGGAGCTCGACGGCATCCTCGCCACGATGTACGACTCCCGCACGGTGCACAGCCGTGAGGTGCTCGCCCGCGTGGTCGAGGCGTTCGACGAGAACGTCTACCACACGGTGATCGGGCGGACCGTGCGCTTCCCCGAGACCACGGTCGCCGGTGAGCCGATCACGACCTACGCGTCGAACTCCGTCGGCGCCGCCGCGTACCGCCAGCTCGCCAGGGAGGTGCTCGCCCGGTGTCACGCCGAGTGA
- the ald gene encoding alanine dehydrogenase, which yields MLVGIPREVKNNEFRVAITPGGVHELVRHGHQVVIERDAGAGSSITDDEFSAAGARVLATADEVWAAADLLLKVKEPVPEEYHRLRKGQTLFTYLHLAASRACTDALLDSGTTAIAYETVETAHRALPLLAPMSEVAGRLAPQVGAYHLMRSAGGRGVLPGGVPGTAPGRAVVIGGGVSGWNATQIAVGMGFHVTLLDKDINKLREADKVFGTKVQTIVSNAYELERAVVGADLVVGAVLIPGAKAPKLVTNALVAKMKPGSVLVDIAIDQGGCFEDSHPTTHAEPTFQVHDSVFYCVANMPGAVPNTSTYALTNATLPYIVELANRGWVEALRRDPALAKGLNTHDGQVVYREVAEAHGLDNVELSALLG from the coding sequence GTGCTGGTCGGCATCCCCCGCGAGGTCAAGAACAACGAGTTCCGGGTGGCCATCACCCCCGGCGGTGTGCACGAGCTGGTGCGCCACGGTCATCAGGTCGTCATCGAGCGTGACGCCGGCGCCGGATCCTCGATCACCGACGACGAGTTCAGCGCGGCGGGCGCCCGCGTCCTGGCCACGGCCGACGAGGTCTGGGCCGCCGCCGACCTGCTGCTCAAGGTCAAGGAGCCGGTTCCCGAGGAGTACCACCGACTGCGCAAGGGCCAGACGCTCTTCACGTATCTGCACCTCGCGGCCTCCCGCGCCTGCACCGACGCCCTGCTGGACTCCGGCACCACCGCCATCGCCTACGAGACGGTCGAGACCGCCCATCGCGCGCTGCCGCTGCTCGCCCCGATGTCCGAGGTGGCCGGCCGGCTCGCCCCGCAGGTCGGCGCGTACCACCTGATGCGCTCGGCCGGCGGCCGCGGGGTGCTGCCCGGCGGGGTCCCCGGCACGGCGCCCGGCCGCGCCGTCGTCATCGGCGGCGGTGTCTCCGGGTGGAACGCCACCCAGATCGCCGTCGGCATGGGCTTCCACGTGACCTTGCTCGACAAGGACATCAACAAGCTCCGCGAGGCCGACAAGGTCTTCGGCACGAAGGTCCAGACCATCGTCTCCAACGCGTACGAACTGGAGCGCGCGGTGGTCGGCGCGGACCTCGTCGTCGGCGCCGTACTCATCCCCGGCGCGAAGGCGCCGAAGCTCGTCACCAACGCGCTCGTGGCCAAGATGAAGCCCGGGAGTGTACTTGTCGACATTGCAATCGATCAGGGTGGTTGCTTCGAGGATTCGCACCCGACGACGCACGCCGAACCGACCTTCCAGGTGCACGACTCGGTCTTCTACTGCGTGGCCAACATGCCGGGCGCCGTGCCCAACACCTCCACCTACGCGCTGACCAACGCGACGCTGCCCTACATCGTGGAGCTGGCGAACCGCGGCTGGGTCGAGGCGCTGCGCCGCGACCCGGCACTCGCCAAGGGCCTCAACACCCACGACGGCCAGGTGGTTTACCGTGAGGTGGCAGAGGCGCACGGCCTGGACAACGTGGAGTTGAGCGCCCTTCTCGGCTGA